One genomic segment of Helicoverpa zea isolate HzStark_Cry1AcR chromosome 22, ilHelZeax1.1, whole genome shotgun sequence includes these proteins:
- the LOC124641509 gene encoding intraflagellar transport protein 52 homolog: MKAVDTILFDVSKNELFKINENYKMLHRKLKTTWKVLINREEISSNVLEDVKILIVAGPQNAFTDDELASLKHMVERGDSVLVAMSDGGEERTNTNINFFLEEFGIVVNNDCVVRANYHKFYHPKECHVSNGILNRAITKYLMKMPNYSSESDDFLEDPATPNFVYPYGATLTVKKPAAAILSSSDVCYPVKRPVAALYTSEKSGGKLFVIGSGHFFADQYLESECNDLIREMVFNYLGGITDLHLNPVDVEDPDINEYRTLGDMLWLSSLPLPEPATAPPPRLTPLHPHALFTWRLFSLNLAQLPEVLGLYDALGVKHEPLRLIAPQFETPFPPLQLAVFPPTFREPPPPPLELFDLDEAFSSERSQLARLANKCLQPASSRLAQGDGRQLENELEYFVRECGRVVRLSRAMPTDSAPAGKHILHQLALQLATYKKIAPRD, translated from the exons ATGAAGGCAGTAGATACGATATTATTCGACGTGTCCAAGAATGAGCTGTTTAAGATCAACGAGAATTACAAGATGCTGCATCGGAAGCTCAAGACTACTTGGAAAGTTTTGAT AAACCGCGAAGAAATATCCTCGAACGTTCTAGAAGACGTAAAGATCCTTATAGTGGCTGGACCTCAAAACGCCTTCACGGATGACGAGCTCGCGTCTCTCAAGCACATGGTGGAACGAGGGGATTCAGTCCTGGTGGCCATGTCTGATGGTGGGGAGGAGAGGACGAATACTAATATCAACTTCTTTTTAGAAGAGTTTGGGATTGTTGTGAATAATG ATTGCGTGGTCCGTGCGAACTACCACAAGTTCTACCATCCGAAGGAGTGCCACGTGTCCAACGGTATTCTGAACCGAGCCATCACCAAGTACCTGATGAAGATGCCCAACTACTCCAGCGAGTCGGATGACTTTCT CGAAGACCCAGCGACTCCCAACTTCGTGTACCCGTACGGGGCCACACTGACAGTCAAGAAGCCGGCGGCTGCTATACTGTCCAGCAGTGATGTTTGCTACCCTGTCAAAAGACCCGTTGCAGCTCTGTATACTTCGGAGAAGAGCGGAG GTAAACTATTCGTCATAGGCTCTGGTCACTTCTTCGCGGACCAGTACTTAGAGAGCGAGTGCAATGACCTCATCAGGGAGATGGTGTTCAACTATCTCGGCGGCATCACCGACCTGCATCTCAACCCCGTCGATGTTGAGGATCCTGAT ATAAACGAGTACCGCACACTAGGCGACATGCTGTGGCTGAGCAGCCTCCCCCTCCCCGAGCCTGCTACAGCCCCACCCCCGCGCCTCACGCCGCTACATCCTCACGCTCTGTTCACTTGGAGACTGTTCTCCTTGAACCTGGCGCAGT TGCCAGAAGTACTAGGACTTTACGATGCATTGGGAGTGAAGCATGAACCTCTGCGTTTGATCGCGCCACAATTCGAAACGCCCTTTCCACCTTTACAACTGGCG GTGTTCCCACCAACATTCAGAGAGCCTCCGCCCCCGCCGCTGGAGCTGTTCGACCTGGACGAGGCGTTCAGTTCCGAGAGGTCACAACTCGCGAGGCTAGCTAATAAGTGTCTGCAGCCAGCCTCATCTAGACTTGCACAGG GAGACGGTCGTCAACTAGAGAACGAACTAGAATACTTCGTGCGCGAGTGCGGGCGCGTGGTGCGACTGTCTCGCGCCATGCCGACCGACTCCGCGCCTGCTGGGAAGCATATCCTGCACCAGTTGGCTTTGCAGCTCGCTACTTATAAGAAAATCGCTCCACGAGACTAG
- the LOC124641608 gene encoding trypsin delta-like — MEVRAGSRHIDRDGQVAGIQEVMKHPNWGLRKNPDNDVALILLDRNIRFSHDVHGVDIPNKVMMPAFDDAWVTSWGAERRDGVYDTDSTSLQVYHTRLMDREKCNNITMRFSVIVSENFICLSQSGKAAPCTRDTGAPAVSDGILWGLASWGIRKLCGTERFPAMFSYLASHSNLDFITNATHFLMSDQRHYPYGDRYPSGLPQAPKVESSKKKSQS, encoded by the exons ATGGAGGTGAGGGCAGGATCCCGTCACATAGACCGCGACGGTCAGGTGGCTGGCATTCAGGAGGTCATGAAGCACCCCAACTGGGGCCTGCGCAAGAACCCTGATAATGATGTCGCCCTAATACTTCTGGATAGGAACATCAG GTTTTCACATGACGTGCACGGTGTTGACATACCGAACAAAGTCATGATGCCAGCCTTCGACGATGCTTGGGTCACCAGTTGGGGCGCTGAAAGA CGAGATGGAGTATACGACACGGATTCCACGTCACTGCAAGTATACCACACGCGGCTGATGGACCGGGAGAAGTGCAACAACATTACGATGCGGTTCAGCGTCATCGTCTCTGAGAACTTCATCTGTTTGTCGCAGAGTGGGAAGGCTGCGCCTTGCACT CGAGATACCGGTGCCCCAGCTGTGAGTGATGGCATCCTTTGGGGTCTAGCGTCATGGGGGATTAGGAAATT ATGCGGCACCGAGCGGTTCCCAGCGATGTTCTCGTACCTAGCCTCGCACTCCAACCTGGATTTCATCACGAATGCTACCCATTTTCTGATGTCTGACCAGAGGCACTACCCTTACGGAGACCGCTACCCCAGTGGATTACCTCAGGCACCTAAGGTAGAAAGTAGTAAGAAGAAATCGCAATCATAA